Proteins from a single region of Ischnura elegans chromosome 2, ioIscEleg1.1, whole genome shotgun sequence:
- the LOC124154761 gene encoding uncharacterized protein LOC124154761 — protein sequence MNVDRRRVIERLRSDESSRAALNSRGRDTQQYSVGDFVLLHRASKLHASKADFEFLGPYEVREVTPEGRYELKRVGATRQRIVKAAKEQLRPWPKDWSAATDIPRAAAVPRA from the exons ATGAATGTTGACAGGAGGCGTGTCATCGAGCGACTTCGATCAGATGAATCATCTAGAGCAGCTCTCAACTCCAGAGGGCGTGACACCCAGCAGTACAGCGTTGGAGACTTCGTGCTGCTTCACCGGGCGAGCAAGCTTCACGCGAGCAAGGCGGATTTCGAATTCCTTGGTCCTTACGAAGTTCGAGAGGTGACACCAGAGGGACGCTACGAGCTCAAACGGGTCGGCGCTACGAGACAAAGGATCGTCAAGGCTGCCAAGGAACAGCTGCGACCGTGGCCGAAGGATTGGTCGGCTGCGACTGACAT ACCTCGCGCAGCGGCAGTTCCGAGAGCGTAA